The following is a genomic window from Falco peregrinus isolate bFalPer1 chromosome Z, bFalPer1.pri, whole genome shotgun sequence.
GAGAAGCCCAGCACAGACGAACGGTATCACAGCTGCGAGCGGAGCCCGCCAGCACCTCTCCGCCCGCaggcggcggggaggcggcagCAGGCCTCTCCCAGGCGCCTCAGCCGGCGGCGCCCCCCCAGGCGGCGGAGCCAGGCCCCGCTCGCCGGCCCCCGTCAGCAGCCGAGGGGACCCCGACCGCCCACACGCCGGGccgggagcggcgcggcgctGGCAGGAGTagggccggccccggcccgctgCCTCCGCACGGCGGCCAGCAACGCCGCCGCCTGCCCGCTCGCTCCCCGCGGcagcgccgccgcggcccccgccctCACCGCACGGTCCGGATCACGAAGTAGACGATGAGCGCTCCGCTAGTCAGCACCAGCACGGACAGGGCGCGCTGGGTCATGGGCTGGCCTTGCTCAGGCGGCGCCGACACCTCCGCCAGGCGGCTGCCGCTGCTCCGCGTGGCGCCCCCGCCGGCCACCTCCGTGGGGCGAGGGGAGGCAGTGGCGGCGCTCCGGCGGGGAagggcggccgccgccgccacctCCCAGCAACgggcagacagcagcagccccgTCAGCAACCAGGGCAGCGGTGGCGTCCACATGTCGCCCCCTCCTCCCGCCCAGCGCCGGGCCCGACCCCCGCTGCCGCCCAGCGCGGCCTAAGCGCGGCCGGGCCCTGCCGCCCTCTGGCCTCCGGAAGCGGAAGCGCCCGGCGCTGCCATGGAGGCGCCGGCGGGCAtcccgccccgctgccggctGCGGGGACGCGtcgcggggcggggcgcggcctgccggggccggggctgaggCTGAGGCGCGGGGAGGCAGGTCGGCGGGAGCGCGGGTTGCCTGGGCCGGCCCGCCTTGCCCCCCGGCACCGCAGGGTGCAGCCGGCTGCCGAAGCGGGCCGCTTCTGTCCCGCAGCCTCCGCTGAGCCCCCGCCGGCAGCTGCGCAGTGGCCGGGCCCGTCGGCTGCCGGGCCCGCGGGTGTCTGGGGGTAGGGCCCGCGTGGCTGGGCGGCGGGGTACGCGCAGGGgccgggctgcaggctgggcacccacagctgccgCTTCTGCCCTGTGCCTCTTGGGTGGCATTTTGGCGTTCAGAGCTTGGAGGGAACTTCTGTAGGTCAGGCTAGTAGGGGATGTGCATGTTCTTGCTCATAATGGCCAGATGTTACAGGTGTGGTGATGAGTTACCAGATTTGTGGTCCACTCGGCTTTTCCTATATTAAGCCTTTAAGCAAAATGATTaaggaaagataagcagaaggagggaaatactggaaaatacTAGGGCCTGAAGACTTGGACTGCAGTTTTTGCTTCAGTTGAGGTCAAATGATGGAAAGATCAGAAAAGTGGTTGTGTCTAAGTGGACACAACTACCATCTAAGCAGCTTTCAGGAGCCCAGCGTGCACGTAGAAGAAGAAATCCATGCTGGCAGTTGTCATGTTAAGAAGGGGGGTTTCCTCAAACCCTCTATGTTTGATCCACCTGtcagtttcccaagaaagaTGAGACCCTTGTGCCCGACCACCCTGCCCGCTCCCTGCGTTCTGACAGCCCACCGTATCGGAGGGTGATTCAACCAACTTGTGCAGGGACCCTCCCGACAGCGTCACTGAGTCAAATCCCTGACAATAGCTATTCAAATCTCCAGAGCCTTATACAAAATGTTTAGctgaaggtttttattttacaaaatacaggTTTGTGACAGAGCAAGGTTCAAAGATCGCTGGTGAtaatacactgactgcaaaacaagcttaaaacaaCATGCTTAAAAGAGCTAGCATGAGATAGTCATAGAATGAAGTTCATACCCAATAGGCGTCCTGATGGGGtagaagacaggttcagcccatcgactgatcccagaagttacaatGGAGTCTCccctaacttctccccttgGTTGTCCACTTTGATACTTCACAGTTCACTGCACATTCACCATCACACACAGGATTGGTCACTAGCCTGTCGCCTCCCCAGTGCAAACCAGTACGTATCCTCAGACAGTACTGCTGAAGTTCTTCACTAACTATGCATGCTCTCCAAGCAGGGGTTTGCCCTCTTTCAGGGGGCTATTTGAGCAGGAGGTCGTGGtctcccactgccacaattGCCTTTGTTCTACTTTCAATGAATTTTATGTTGATGTATGGGGATCGTGACACCGTATCAGCTTCTCAGCTAGAACTTAGAACTTTATAGagggtgggtcagcttgacctaatATTGTGACACTAAATCAAAATGTGCTATTTCGGGAGTTTGGGTAGCAGTTCCTCCCCTTTAGATTTATTCAGGACCAGTCCACTTTCTTCATATTTAGGTGAcgcttgagtgactctagtcatacatattgTTGTTATTGATTGGTATGatgtgcccagtgaggtgtggaagtaccttggaggcaggtaactttgggaGGGAGGTGTGCGTTAGTATTACAATGacattatttcatctgaggaatgTAATTCTGCCACAGTGGTTGGCTCAGTAGCAGACTTCTTATAGATTTTTCATGTGACAACTAGTAcgcagcttatcagctgtgtggtgccatcaaGTTCCCACTCCTGTGGGGAACACAACAGAGCCTGGCCATGGTGTCTCTACTCTGCTCCAGCCTCCGTTACTCCTATCAGCAGGTGCTGAGATGGCAAGGTGTGCTGCTTAGGAAGCTGTGGTAAAGCAGTttctgtgcatgccaaccaCCCTGAAAgcgatagctgtattttaccccAAAAAGTTTCTATAATACTATGATTCTAtttaggtcccagttttctctaattccaGCCCCCAACGCCGCCTccaagtaattttcccacagcAGTAagctctttttcatttctcacaGTATCAAAGGAAATGGATAAAATGCCAGAGTAACAAATAAACCTTGTACAgtaatatttattcatttgaCGTAACATGGATAACTACCAGATTTTGTATATGAGCAGGCTTGTTCTGATATCCCAGAGGCCTTAAAACTTTTCAATTTATCAATCAGATCAGGTCATGTAAAATCACATATAGGCAATTTCAGCTGTGATTATTTAATAAACTATTAACAAGTTTAGCTCTTAGTTAACTGGGAGAACAAACTCAAGGTCTTCTGGCACACAAACAATGAGATGGAATTTGGAAAGGGTAAAGCTGATTTAAATAGCATGTGTGCCGTTTAACTACCCCTTGAAAAAGTGGTCCTTTTTACAGGAATATTGTTTCAGATGCTTTGAACAACAGTTTTTGCTGAAGGAACTGAAGTGAGCATGTGACTAAGCTTTCTTGACAGCTTTCTCCATGGTTTATAACTTTGATAGAGCTTGACTGATTGAGGTCATCCCACCCCCAATATCTATCAGGCTTCTCCCCCATGAATTCTCTTGAGGTGTATTTCTTCCTGACAAGTCCAAGCAACTGCCTTCCAGCACAGTGGCTTATGACTGAGGAAAGTGTTCTATTGAAAAGTCAAGGAGAAATACTTTTTAGAATGTCAGTCATTGATGTTAAACTGTCCTAAAGAAATGTCAGCGATGCATGGACTGTGTGAGATGTAACAGTACTGGGATACTCACTCAGGGGAATGCAACAACATATTGCATGGCAAACTGTGTGTCAGATGCaaagcatgaggaaaaaaaaaagggggatcATCTTGGTCAGTGAAGACTATGGGATGGCTTaatattctcatttttcaaTGTCCATATTTGCAAAACTACTCTTCTTAAAATTTAGGGTTCTAGTGCTGTATGGCCAGGGAAAGTcgttttttttccaaaatgagaagctagtgcttttttttcagcaaggtAAGATAGGCTTtgaattttcagaagagaaaataaaagcacagcaatttgtgttattttgaaataaaaacaattattgAAGTCTTTGCAGATTTCTtcgttgttttgttttttttaaccactgaaGTGCATAGATTTGGTATTCAGGTTAGGTATAAATAAACTTCAGGTTTGAAtggaaaaaattgctttaagaGAGCTATGAAGCAATTCTTCAGTGAAATTTGACATAATTTTGAGCCTGCATATGAAAATTTGTTTGATGATGgtattttaagttttgtaaaTATATCTGCCTGTTAGTAATTGTTGTCTAATATATTGCTTGGAGccaaaggcaggaaggaaagtTAAAAACAACTGATGATGTTCAGCAACAATCCTAGTGTACAGCAGCTTTTGAAAGAGGCATCTTAGGGTTATATTCCCTCTTTCTGTGTGTAAATTGTAGAACTTCTCTCACttaggaaagaaataaagaacttTCATATCTTACACCCAAAAGGTGAAAGAACTAGAATGCCAGTGAAAGACCCTGAGACTGCTAAATTAtccattaaaattaatggaGCTTACTTCTAcctttgagaaaaacaaaattggCCATTTTAGTTCCTTAAAATAGGCCTTGTAGATGAAttgaaagagcagagaaattACTTTGCAAGATTATGTGAGTGTCAAGGATGTCTGGGAAGGAGTCTTTTCATCAGGAAATGAAATGGTAATTCAGAGAAAGGCACTTAGGAACTCTATatagcctttctttttctctttttgctatTTCAACTTAAATAATGTTGTGTGCTTCCTGATACTTCTAGTGACAAAAGGCACAGCACAGAAcacatctattttcttttccctcagcCCTATCAGTCCATCCATTTCATCCTTCATGGAACTCCTTGTGCAATGACTTTCAGGTGATCTTGAGAAATGAAGAAACCAGAAGTGACCATGCTTCTATGCTCTGTTAGGAGGCCACCCAGGTGCAAGCTGTCCTCTGCCCCTACAAGCCATATTAAGCTCTTAAACCTTGAATAGCACTATCCTATTCTATAGGTCTCCAAACCACACTCTAATCGCTATTATTTATGCTGTCTGGGGATGTCATTGTACTTACTTTTGCAATGATCAGCAATATTTTCGAgcaatcaattaaaaaaaagcctagaGGTTAAtctgtcccttttcttttaatgagtCTTCCTCCAATTATATGCAAACTATGTAACTGCAAATTGTGgtgaagaaatgcagaagaataTATTATGGAAGGGTATATGGGTATATTTTGTAAGAACACacatattttttgaaaacagaaaaagtcaTACATTTTAGATCTTTGTATGATCAACTGAAGATTGGTCCCTGACTGCTTTTTAGAATGCAGCTAAGTGCCTCTTTAGGTAAGTGCCTTTCAAAATCCAGCTATTTAGGTCTGCataattgttattttaaatctcttcaTTAGCTCTGGACCAAACTAACCAAAGTAATAGCTAATTAAGCTATTGTATTTAAAGCAAACTGTTAAACACGTTGTGATTTCCTGGATGTAAAAATGGTATCTAGAATCTAAACATAAGTAATCTTTCCAAAGTCTGGGAAAATACTCTCTACAAACGGGTTTTGAATGGTATTCTGGTGGTGCGTACAGATGTATCCCAGAGGAGATGTGGAATGACTCTTCCTGTATGTGTGTAATCAGAGAGTCAGAGACTACTGTATGTGGTACCATTGAAGTAAAACAATTACATTGTTGTGGTACTCCTGCACAAAATGTTTACCAGAATTAAAATAAGTGATTGTCTTTCTGTGaaagtttttgaaaaaattCCTTGAAGAGACTGAGGAATCTCATCATGTTTAGTATTGTATTTTCATGTCTGTTTATTACCTTTTGTCCTTGTAGAAGCAAAAGGCTCTAGTAGTGccaagataaaaaaagtgcTCAAGGACATGAAGTAATTAAAAGGACAAAAGatttctggaattaaaaaaaaaaatctcatgttttttattgtaaatCATGAACATATACTTGAGAATATGTCACATAAGTTTAAATTCTTTTTGGAATAGAATGTTTGGGGTGATATTGGCTGGtgatatttgcaaataaaattatggCATTATATGCActctgaattttgctttcttattttaagcGGGAGAATAACAAGTGTTAACAATAAATGTTGCTCTTTTATAGTGCTTTTGTAAAATTGAGTTGCCAGATACAGTCTGCTTTTTGTGTAATGGCTCATTGCTGAAGATAGACAAGCTACTTTAATTTGCTTCCAAGAAGAAATTGTTTTATAGACAACTATAAAAAATTCAGTAGTTTATAGCAGCAATAAATTAGCTTAAGGGTTTTAAAATTAGTTCTTATTGCTGGTCTGAACAAATGTTTCTTTGGAAAGTTTAAATCTACATCAGTGTCTTCTAGAATTCCAGtgaatggtatttttctttcattgctcTCACATACTTTCTTTTGATCCAACAGCTTCCAGCAGAATCTAGGCTCTTTACGTACAGGTGAAAGGCAAAAGGGTCACTATTTGTACCATGTATTGTTATGCATGACCTTTTATCACAGtctgctgcttattttttcttaactgaatTGATCTAGATCTGTGGTTCCTGCATATCTTGCGCCTGTGGACCATGGGAGCCTCTTCCTCTGTCACAGAGACATTGTAAACTTCCTACAGGCACACTGTGTCTGGGCTGAAGTGGAAAGCTGCAGTGCTTTCTCAAAAtcttctcttctgctctccCCTGTAATTCACAGACATGTCCTGGCCAAGTGAtgagcaaaagtaaaaaaaggcCCCAGAAGAAAGAGCCGCAGTAAGCAcaatatattaattaattaatgttcTTGTGGCAACAGCTCATTTCTTTTCTGGCTGCTCCAGTATACACAAAAACTCACCTACACAGATGTGCTACTCTTGGAAAAACCTGTCTTCATGATACACATGCTTGATGCACTCGTGGTAGTCCTGTGCCTTCCTGGAAGCACTGAATGTTCTCTAAAAGGGGAGTGGCCTGTGGCCATTTCCTGATGCTGATAGCTTGTAGGATGTCTGCTGTTGAAAAGGGTTGGAGGTTGGGTCTTCAAAATAAACAGTACTGCTTACTatttaattattcttaaaaatctAGTGTATCCATTTTAAAGATTTACATTTATGACTGTCTCATTAGATGTCAAAAATTTATTGGTAATTTGCACATGGGTGAGTACTGTCTTGGCTTGCATGATTATTTACATTGCAAACTTATGTGCTTGTCTGTTTCTGaaacttttgtgttttgcttgcTTGAATTCTTCCTTGAATCAAGAATTCAGTATGTTGCCTCAGTGGAGAAGTATACTGTTTAGGGCTTTAGTGCACCTATGTAAGATGATTTTCATTAATGGGGTGgggacaaaacaaaaataaaatctctgtaGTTTTTCTTGTGTCGTAAACATCGCCAATAAAGGCTTCTTTTaggaacaataaaaataaaacagttaaatAAATCAGTTACAGAAATCCCTTTTATTTGCTCTGTGAAACAATGCCATTATTTCCTGCTTAGAACTGCCTGGACTGTTCACCAAATGTGAATTAAATCTCAAAGGCTTAGCTTCTCAGTGTTATGCACACATCTAATTTACATTAAAACTCTTAAGATTAGATGCAACTGTACTTTGAAGATGCACAGGGTTCATTATCAAATTTTACTGTAATCCTAGAACATTGTGGTGTTAAAACATTAACACCAGAACgtgatgttaaaaaaataattggtttaATACCTGACTGGTTTACAATATGGGTGagttagaaatgttttctgtatgcACTCATGAATCAGGGTGTCAGAAAGCACAGCTTTACAATGGGACAATAAGAAATGGTATCTTTTTTTACTCTGTGTCTTCAAAGACATGCTGAGTGAGGAAAATGAAGAGCAGATCATATTGGGGTAACAGTAGAactctgtttaaagaaaatatggaGAACACTTGTTTGTTTATAACAGTTGCTATTTGTTACTATTGTTCAATATTTGGAGTTGTTACCTGTCAACAATGAAAcacattacaggaaaaaaaaattatcagtaaCCTTTTGTTGAGCAATAGAAGTTGAGCAAAAGAATGTATAAAGTGTGTCATATCCAAGCAAAATGCAGCCAGAGATTAGAGCCCTAAAGAGGGCAGAACATTTCATAATAAAGTCTGTCTAGACAGTACACCAGGACTGAGATGTGCTGTAAATCAGGGGGTTTATGGAGAAAAACAGTCAAGAATATCTTGTGCTTTTACTTTGTGTTCATTCGCTAGACAATCATAtgacagcagaaaagagaacctataataaacaaaatttcagtcttAAATTGTGTGATTAAATGCTGTAGTGCTATACTAAGTTGTTATGGGAAGTAATTTGTtatgctgtttccttttttatgtcAGCCCTTT
Proteins encoded in this region:
- the FAM174A gene encoding membrane protein FAM174A, with the protein product MWTPPLPWLLTGLLLSARCWEVAAAAALPRRSAATASPRPTEVAGGGATRSSGSRLAEVSAPPEQGQPMTQRALSVLVLTSGALIVYFVIRTVRLRRRNRKTRRYGVLDTNIENMELTPLEQDDDDDDTTLFDANHPRREVRAFQ